Proteins encoded in a region of the Clostridium beijerinckii genome:
- the rpoN gene encoding RNA polymerase factor sigma-54 produces MNLDYNMKMTQEQRLVLTQNMQQSIKLLQMSLHDLREYIDNEYSENPVLEVNEEISSYDDEQINRDVNIEDKYDHKKLVEELYSDNYKDRSETNYSNEEVSPLNFIEKKVSLKEYLQEQLIEADIDQYMLDICNYIVESLDYRGYLEISTRELAEELNISEEIVNRALEVVQALEPYGIGARNIKECLLIQSLKLNILDDTIEKIILNHLENIAENKYEVVAKDLNINPREAQRYGDLIKKLEPKPSRGFYTGEEVNYIIPDAEIKNVDGEFFILMNESVLPRLMINKTYRDVLRNNQDSETNTYVKEKINQALFLIKSIEQRKNTLYKVLECVVEKQNDFFKFGRQYIKPLTLKEVAEIINLHESTVSRAIKDKYVLTSYGTIKIKDLFASGLSSNNNEDMATSKIKNEIKKIIEEENKSKPLSDQLISSMLVEKNMNISRRTVAKYREELGIKSSSARKRL; encoded by the coding sequence ATGAATTTGGATTATAACATGAAGATGACCCAGGAACAGCGATTAGTACTCACTCAAAATATGCAACAATCCATAAAGCTTTTACAAATGTCTCTTCATGATTTGAGAGAATATATTGACAATGAGTATTCAGAAAATCCAGTGTTAGAGGTTAACGAGGAAATAAGCTCATATGATGATGAACAGATAAACAGAGACGTTAATATAGAAGACAAATACGATCATAAAAAATTAGTTGAAGAATTATATTCTGATAATTACAAGGATAGATCAGAAACAAATTATTCTAATGAAGAAGTTTCACCATTAAATTTCATTGAGAAGAAAGTATCACTAAAAGAATATTTACAAGAACAACTAATTGAAGCTGATATAGATCAATATATGTTAGATATATGTAATTATATCGTTGAATCATTAGATTATAGAGGGTATTTGGAAATATCAACACGAGAACTTGCGGAAGAATTAAATATATCTGAGGAGATAGTTAATAGGGCATTAGAAGTGGTACAGGCATTGGAACCATATGGAATTGGTGCTAGGAATATCAAGGAATGTCTGCTTATTCAGAGTCTAAAATTAAATATTTTAGATGATACGATAGAAAAAATAATTTTAAATCATTTAGAAAATATTGCAGAAAACAAATATGAAGTTGTAGCGAAGGACCTCAATATAAATCCAAGAGAAGCTCAAAGATATGGTGATTTAATAAAGAAGTTGGAACCTAAACCATCAAGAGGCTTTTATACAGGAGAAGAGGTTAATTATATAATTCCTGATGCTGAAATAAAGAATGTTGATGGTGAATTTTTCATTTTGATGAATGAAAGTGTTTTGCCAAGACTTATGATAAATAAAACATATAGAGATGTTTTAAGAAATAATCAAGATTCTGAAACAAACACTTATGTTAAAGAAAAAATTAATCAGGCACTTTTCTTAATTAAGTCAATAGAGCAAAGGAAAAATACATTATATAAGGTGTTAGAATGTGTTGTTGAAAAGCAAAATGATTTCTTTAAGTTTGGAAGACAGTATATAAAACCTTTGACACTAAAAGAAGTTGCAGAAATAATCAATCTTCATGAATCTACCGTAAGTAGAGCAATTAAAGATAAATATGTTTTAACAAGTTATGGAACAATTAAAATAAAAGATTTATTTGCAAGTGGGTTATCCTCAAACAATAACGAAGATATGGCAACTTCAAAAATAAAAAATGAAATAAAGAAAATAATAGAAGAAGAGAATAAAAGTAAGCCTTTATCAGATCAACTAATAAGTTCTATGTTAGTAGAAAAAAATATGAATATATCTAGAAGAACTGTTGCAAAATATAGAGAGGAATTAGGTATAAAATCATCTTCAGCAAGGAAGAGATTATAA